The Natronogracilivirga saccharolytica genome includes a window with the following:
- a CDS encoding FliI/YscN family ATPase, which translates to MSTSTISQQSLSGHFGQIRDKIPLIPSGPKRYGKVSTVIGTIVECTGLQACVGEIYAIHTQTGKTILSEVVGIREKETLLMPYDRIEGLKSGCLVELSSRPMTLAIGDDMLGRVVDADGLPIDHKGAILNGEHQPVYNDPPGPLERTRIDEPMFTGVRAIDAINTLGMGQRMGIFAGSGVGKSVLMGMIARHSAADVNVIGLIGERGREVSEFITDALGEEGLKRSVVVAVTSDNAAMSRVKGASTATAIAEYFRDKGKNVLLMLDSVTRVAMAQREIGLASGEPPTTKGYPPSVFALLPKVLERAGKTDKGSITGLYTVLVDNDDMNEPVADAVRSILDGHIVLSRRLAHKNHYPAIDVLESVSRVMPQIISPEDRSVAMKAREILATYREAEDLINIGAYVKGSNPKIDEAIKKNPGLESFLKQNMDEADFNKDLWGSLKKLTS; encoded by the coding sequence ATGAGCACCAGCACCATATCCCAGCAGTCACTTTCCGGACATTTCGGGCAGATCCGTGATAAGATCCCGCTCATACCATCCGGGCCGAAGCGATACGGCAAGGTGTCAACGGTTATCGGGACCATCGTCGAATGCACCGGATTGCAGGCATGTGTCGGAGAGATTTATGCGATCCATACCCAGACGGGAAAGACCATTCTGTCGGAAGTGGTGGGTATACGCGAGAAAGAAACGCTGCTCATGCCCTATGACCGCATTGAAGGATTGAAGTCGGGCTGTCTGGTGGAACTGAGCAGCCGGCCGATGACCCTGGCCATCGGTGACGATATGCTGGGACGTGTTGTGGATGCTGACGGGCTGCCGATCGATCACAAGGGCGCCATTCTCAACGGCGAACACCAGCCGGTGTATAACGATCCGCCCGGACCGCTGGAGCGGACACGGATTGATGAACCCATGTTTACCGGTGTGCGGGCGATTGATGCGATCAACACGCTGGGAATGGGGCAGCGTATGGGGATTTTTGCGGGCTCTGGCGTCGGGAAAAGTGTCCTGATGGGGATGATAGCACGCCATTCAGCGGCGGATGTGAATGTCATCGGGCTGATAGGCGAGCGGGGGCGCGAGGTGAGCGAATTTATTACCGATGCCCTTGGTGAGGAAGGTCTGAAGCGGTCGGTGGTTGTTGCGGTTACTTCGGATAATGCTGCGATGAGCCGGGTCAAAGGTGCTTCAACCGCAACCGCCATAGCGGAATATTTTCGCGATAAAGGAAAAAATGTCCTCCTCATGCTGGATTCGGTCACCAGGGTTGCGATGGCACAGCGGGAAATCGGGCTGGCATCCGGAGAGCCTCCGACGACCAAGGGATACCCTCCCAGCGTGTTTGCCTTGCTTCCAAAGGTGCTGGAGCGGGCCGGAAAAACGGATAAAGGCAGCATCACCGGACTCTATACGGTGCTGGTTGACAACGATGATATGAATGAGCCGGTAGCCGATGCCGTGCGCTCCATTCTCGACGGCCATATCGTTCTTTCACGGAGACTTGCGCATAAAAATCATTATCCGGCGATAGACGTGCTGGAGAGCGTGTCCCGGGTGATGCCGCAAATTATTTCGCCGGAAGACCGGAGTGTGGCAATGAAGGCGAGAGAGATTCTGGCCACCTACAGGGAGGCCGAAGATCTCATAAACATTGGTGCATATGTAAAGGGGTCAAATCCGAAAATTGACGAAGCGATCAAAAAAAATCCGGGTTTGGAATCATTTTTGAAACAGAACATGGATGAGGCGGACTTCAACAAGGATTTATGGGGTTCGCTGAAGAAGCTCACAAGCTGA
- the fliG gene encoding flagellar motor switch protein FliG, with product MAKTLTDSGVVLDDVKKMNGIQKAAVLVISVGMDTASKLLKSLRDEEVEDLSLEIARIKNVKPEVIEAVNREFYDMMMAKQYILEGGLDYAKNILSTARGTDEANDMFRRLEAETGSSAFGVFQANETTQIASFIQNEHPQVAALILSQLKKERSAEILSHLSDELQGEISFRLASMDKISSEVIDEIEEVIKEQMGGVDAVGDRVKGGTSVVANILNEANISVERNVIKDIEERDPVLAEEIKKQMFLFEDIAHFDDRTVQVIINEMDKSDLVLGLKGVSDELSNKFLKNMSTRAVDMLKEDMEALGPVHVKDVEDAQQRIIKKIKQLEEDGQITTRKMDENEIVE from the coding sequence ATGGCAAAAACATTAACGGATTCCGGAGTAGTTCTGGACGATGTAAAAAAAATGAACGGCATTCAGAAGGCCGCGGTGCTGGTGATATCTGTCGGGATGGACACGGCATCCAAGCTGCTCAAGTCACTGCGCGACGAGGAGGTGGAGGACCTGTCCCTTGAAATCGCCAGAATCAAAAACGTAAAACCCGAGGTGATCGAGGCTGTCAACAGGGAGTTTTACGATATGATGATGGCCAAGCAGTACATACTTGAAGGCGGACTGGACTACGCCAAGAACATTCTTTCAACGGCAAGGGGCACAGATGAGGCCAATGACATGTTCCGGAGGCTGGAGGCCGAAACCGGATCCAGCGCATTCGGCGTCTTCCAGGCCAATGAGACCACACAGATTGCCAGCTTCATCCAGAATGAACACCCGCAGGTTGCGGCGCTTATCCTCTCCCAGCTGAAAAAAGAGCGCTCGGCGGAAATCCTTTCCCATCTCAGTGATGAACTGCAGGGGGAAATTTCTTTTCGTCTTGCCTCGATGGACAAGATTTCATCCGAGGTCATTGATGAGATTGAAGAGGTGATCAAGGAGCAGATGGGCGGTGTGGATGCCGTCGGCGACCGTGTCAAAGGCGGTACGTCCGTAGTTGCAAACATCCTCAACGAAGCCAATATCTCGGTTGAGCGCAACGTGATCAAGGATATCGAGGAAAGAGATCCTGTCCTGGCCGAAGAGATCAAGAAGCAGATGTTCCTGTTTGAGGATATCGCTCACTTTGACGACCGTACCGTTCAGGTCATCATTAACGAAATGGACAAATCGGATCTGGTTCTCGGACTCAAGGGCGTCAGTGACGAGCTCAGCAACAAGTTCCTCAAGAACATGTCAACACGCGCTGTGGACATGCTCAAGGAAGACATGGAGGCGCTGGGACCGGTGCATGTGAAGGATGTCGAGGATGCACAGCAGCGGATTATCAAGAAAATCAAGCAGCTTGAAGAAGACGGGCAGATAACCACCCGCAAGATGGATGAAAACGAAATTGTGGAGTAA
- a CDS encoding flagellar hook assembly protein FlgD, with product MELHNINSQTSSAFKQGETAKRNEMGQQQFLQLLVAQMRHQDPVNPLEGAEFAAQLAQFNSVEQLINVNDGLKKLQESQDMMSTGLTNSMAASLTGKNVKAITESVPYTHGDTTDIQYKLSHSASEVDIVIMNHEGREVRRETLQNVSAGENNWVWDGENNNGNRVQDGEYFVKIEPKTDEDTDIQAITYIEGLATKVRYTSEGVKLNVNGIDVPIGDVEEVGILL from the coding sequence ATGGAACTGCATAACATAAACTCTCAGACCTCCTCGGCTTTCAAACAGGGGGAAACGGCAAAAAGAAACGAAATGGGGCAGCAGCAGTTCTTGCAGCTGCTGGTAGCACAGATGCGGCACCAGGATCCGGTGAACCCGCTGGAGGGAGCTGAATTCGCGGCACAGCTGGCCCAGTTCAACTCCGTAGAACAGCTGATCAATGTCAATGACGGACTCAAGAAGCTCCAGGAGAGTCAGGATATGATGAGCACCGGACTGACCAACTCCATGGCGGCCTCACTGACCGGCAAAAACGTCAAAGCCATTACCGAAAGTGTGCCCTATACACATGGCGACACTACGGATATCCAATACAAGCTGAGCCATTCCGCATCAGAAGTTGATATTGTGATAATGAATCACGAGGGCAGGGAAGTGCGCAGGGAAACACTGCAGAACGTGTCCGCCGGTGAAAACAACTGGGTCTGGGACGGCGAGAACAACAACGGAAACCGGGTTCAGGATGGCGAATACTTCGTAAAAATCGAACCTAAAACCGATGAAGACACCGATATTCAGGCCATCACCTACATAGAAGGTCTGGCGACCAAAGTCCGGTATACCAGCGAAGGTGTGAAGCTTAATGTAAATGGCATTGACGTTCCCATCGGCGACGTCGAGGAAGTGGGCATATTGCTGTAA
- a CDS encoding flagellar export protein FliJ → MSFKFSLEPVLKVREHREKVQRQKLAEEMKRKQRISEQKEAVQADLEQFLGQKDKHKVYDVQKLRNSYAHLEHSHNVMGKLERDMQKAEDAIHKERNKLVTAHRETHIMEKAKDREFSAWKEDLERNEQKAMDEIATQYYNR, encoded by the coding sequence ATGTCCTTTAAATTTTCATTGGAACCGGTACTGAAAGTCCGGGAGCACAGAGAAAAAGTGCAGAGGCAGAAACTTGCCGAGGAGATGAAGCGCAAGCAGCGGATCAGCGAGCAGAAGGAGGCAGTGCAGGCAGACCTCGAGCAGTTTCTGGGACAAAAAGACAAGCACAAAGTCTATGATGTCCAAAAGCTCAGAAACAGCTATGCCCATCTTGAGCACTCTCATAATGTAATGGGAAAGCTGGAACGCGATATGCAAAAAGCCGAGGATGCCATCCACAAGGAGCGCAACAAGCTTGTAACGGCGCACCGCGAAACCCATATCATGGAAAAAGCAAAAGACCGGGAGTTCTCCGCCTGGAAAGAGGATCTGGAAAGAAACGAGCAGAAAGCCATGGATGAAATTGCAACCCAATATTATAACCGATGA
- a CDS encoding flagellar hook protein FlgE, producing the protein MALIRALNSGVSGLRSFQTKMDVIGNNIANVETNGFKSSRASFAELMNQNMGRADAGGESSPQMNNQVGLGVRVASIDRDFTQGVMQNTGRGTDLALEGSGYFLVQDQAETYMTRAGNFVFNKDGHLVDQGGRHVQGYNSRDGEINPGGTTENIFVDFDQVLEPNQTEEVLLTGNLSGEAGQERVLNTTIYDNLGNAHSVLMTLEKQDEFNWDYEITFPDGGDAAGGATGTITFDSDGNLTSGSEIEIEGFQDPSSGANAQDFTIRFGDEETGIGFTQYAGSNTAKVLSQDGNAQGQLLDVDIDGEGRLQGIYDNGENRTLAQVALAEVQNDNGLEMVGGGLFRASSAAGEVFINSADNMSDTTINSGSLEGSNVDLAKEFTEMITSQRAYQSSARVISTADEMLMEAVNLKR; encoded by the coding sequence ATGGCATTAATCAGAGCATTGAATTCAGGAGTCAGTGGTTTGAGATCATTTCAGACCAAAATGGACGTCATTGGTAACAATATTGCCAATGTGGAAACCAATGGTTTCAAGTCTTCACGGGCAAGTTTCGCCGAGCTCATGAATCAGAACATGGGACGCGCGGATGCCGGAGGTGAGTCATCGCCCCAGATGAACAACCAGGTGGGACTGGGTGTCCGTGTTGCCTCCATCGACCGGGATTTCACTCAGGGGGTTATGCAGAACACCGGCCGCGGCACCGATCTTGCTCTTGAAGGCAGCGGTTACTTCCTGGTTCAGGATCAGGCCGAAACCTATATGACACGTGCCGGAAACTTTGTATTCAACAAAGACGGACACCTGGTAGATCAGGGCGGACGCCATGTTCAGGGCTATAACTCCAGAGACGGTGAGATCAATCCGGGCGGAACAACCGAAAACATTTTTGTTGATTTCGATCAGGTGCTGGAACCCAATCAGACCGAAGAGGTTCTGCTGACCGGTAACCTTTCCGGTGAGGCAGGGCAGGAGCGCGTTTTAAATACGACTATTTATGACAACCTCGGAAATGCCCATTCGGTCCTGATGACCCTGGAAAAGCAGGATGAGTTCAACTGGGATTACGAGATCACTTTCCCCGACGGCGGTGACGCTGCTGGCGGCGCAACCGGAACCATCACATTCGACAGTGACGGCAATCTTACATCCGGATCTGAGATTGAGATTGAAGGATTCCAGGATCCCTCCAGTGGTGCCAATGCACAGGATTTCACCATCAGGTTTGGTGATGAGGAGACCGGAATCGGATTCACGCAGTATGCCGGTTCCAACACGGCCAAGGTACTCTCCCAGGACGGCAACGCCCAGGGACAGCTGCTTGATGTTGATATCGACGGAGAAGGACGCCTGCAGGGTATTTATGACAACGGCGAAAACAGGACGCTGGCTCAGGTCGCTCTTGCTGAAGTGCAGAATGACAACGGCCTGGAGATGGTTGGCGGAGGCCTGTTCCGCGCTTCATCAGCTGCAGGTGAAGTTTTTATTAACTCTGCAGACAATATGTCCGATACTACTATTAACTCCGGCTCTCTGGAAGGATCCAATGTGGATCTGGCCAAGGAGTTTACGGAGATGATCACCTCGCAGCGGGCTTACCAGTCCAGTGCAAGGGTTATTTCAACGGCAGATGAAATGCTGATGGAGGCTGTAAACCTGAAGCGGTAA